In Verrucomicrobiota bacterium, the sequence TTGAGCAACAGGCCCGCCGCAGTTCCGCCAATAATGCGCATATCGTGTTCGGGGAGGCGCGCGTCTCGCGTGCCGCGCTCGGCGTCCTGCCGAGTTTCTGTTTAGCGTACCGCAGATTTGTAATCTGCCGTATCGCGGAATTGCATTCCGCAGAGGCTCGACAAGTTTGAGGGCTCTCGAACTCGCCGAAGCGCCGCCGATTGAAAATCGGCGATACGGCAGAGTGCAACTCTGCGCTACGGCGGAAGGCACGCTAAACACATGCCCCGTCGAGCAGCCGGAGCGTTCGGCGGGTTCTATTTGAAATGGGGGGCGGGCGCGACTGGTTTCAGTCGGCGAGACGCCAGCCGAGACAGCCGCGCTCCCCATTGCGGACCGAGTTGCGGCCAACAGGACCCTCAAACCCCCTTGCTCACGATGTATTTGAGCAAATCGCCCACGCGGCAACTGTAGCCCCACTCGTTGTCATACCAGCTCACCAGCTTGAAGAACCGCTTGTTCAGTTCGATGCCGGAGCCGGAGTCGTAAATCGAGGAGGCGGGGCAATGGATGAAGTCGGTGCTCACGACTTCATCGCTGGTGTAGTCGAGAATCCCTTTCAGATAAGTCTCGCTGGCTTTCTTCATCGCCGCCGAGATTTCCTGATAGCTGGTCTCCTTCACCGTGCGCACGGTGAGATCGACGCAAGAGACCGTCGGCGTCGGCACGCGAAACGCCATCCCCGTGAGCTTGCCTTTGACTTCGGGGCAAACCAGGCCCACGGCCCGCGCCGCGCCGGTGGTCGAAGGAATGATATTGATCGCGGCAGTGCGTCCGCCTTTCCAATCCTTCTTGCTGGGACCATCCACGGTCTTCTGCGTCGCGGTGTAGGCGTGAATCGTGGTCATCAATCCTTCTTCGATCCCGAAACCTTCTTTGAGCAACACGTGCACGAGTGGCGCCAGGCAATTCGTCGTGCAGGACGCGTTCGAGATGATGTGGTGTGTCTTGGGATCGTATTTGTCGTGATTGACGCCCAGGACGACGGTGAGGTCTTCGTTCTTGGCCGGGGCGGAGATGATGACTTTCTTCGCGCCGGCGGCGAGATGGCCTTTGGCTTTTTCGGCCTCGGTGAACAGCCCGGTCGATTCGATCACGACCTCCACGCCCAGTTGCTTCCACGGCAGACCGGAAGGATCTTTGGCGCTGACGACCTGGATTTCCATGCCGTTGACCACCAGCACGTCGTCCTCCACGCGATCCGGAAAAGATTTCTTGGAGCTGACCTCGCCCTGGAAACGGCCCTGGGTCGAATCGTACTTCAGCAGGTACGCGAGGTTATCCGCCGGGACGATATCGCCGGCGGCGACGACTTCGACGGCTTTGCCTTTGCCCACGAGCCCTTGTTCCAGCATGGCGCGAAACGCCATGCGCCCGATCCGACCGAACCCGTTAATCGCAACTTTGAGTGCCATAAACTTCCCTTTCTATTTCCAAGTGAACTTAAACGAGCCGTGGATGTAAACCGCCCGCCCCGGAGCGTCAACGATGAATTCTGGATTAGAGCGCGGTCGTCGCGGTTGTGCAGCAGTGCATCTCCAACTCCCACCGTTGGCTTCTCCCTCCCCACGAACCGTCGGAGGTAATGCGGACAAATTCCTGTTGCATATGCAACCCGAATTTGTCCAAACGGTTCGTAGGTTCAAAGGGTCATCCAGGCCTCCAACGATCTGAAAGTCTGAAAGACCGGGCTACGATCTCCACCAATTCAGCTTCGACCAATTCCCTGCGCTCCGTCTATCCCGTCCCTCCGCGCGCTCAGCGTTTCTATCGGACCTTCGTGCTCCCTCGCTGACGCTGACTCTCGCCTCGCCTACGGCGCGAAGCCAAACGCCGTCCCCCATGTAACCTTTTTAACCCATTTAACGCCCTCACCAATGGTTCCTCCGCGCCGTCCACCAGCCCGCGATTGCGCCCGCCAGATGCCCTTCCCACGACACGTGACCTTGCTGAGGCAGGACGCCGTAGAAAATGCCTCCGTAAATCACGAAAACGAAGATCGCCACGACAGCGGGACGCCAGCGTTTCATCCAGAACGCGGCCGCGATGAGATAAACCACCAGCCCGTAAATGATCCCGCTGGCCCCAATGTGGATCGACTGGCCGCGGCCAATGAGCCAGGTCCCAAGACCGCTCGCCAGCCATACAACCGCCAGCGTCTCGAACGGGTGATATTTCCGGTCCCAAAACAGAAGAATGAGCAGGACGAAGAGCGGAAACGCATTGGCCATCAGGTGCGACTTGTCCAGGTGCAGCAGCGGGCTGAAGAAAATCCCGAGCAACCCCGGCAGCGTGCGCGGGATGATGCCGAGCGCGTTGAGCCCCAGCTTCAAGAAGTGATCCACGGCGGCTACCAGAACCATCAGGCCCACCACCAGCGCGCTGCTCTCGACGGCGTTCGACCAGTTTCCGAACTTAAGTGTCTTCGCCACGAGCGGGGATTATTGGCATCAGCGCAGGCAAAGCAATGCCGGGCGTCTGTGTTCAAAGTTCAAAGTTCAAACTGGAATCGTTGAATCGCGGAAATCTTTTGACGGGACGGCAAGACTTGACGGATGCTTGTGGCCAACCGAAATGCGCGTCCTGGAAATCTCAGACCTTCGGAGATCCTTTCTTCGACCGGACGGAACGCGCCACGACGTGGTCCGCGTCCGCGACTTTGCGTTGGAGGAAGCCGCGCACGTCGCGCTGCGAGGGGAAAGCGGTTCCGGAAAAACGACCTTCTTGAATTTGATCGCCGGCATCCTGAAACCCGATTCCGGCCGCGTCGCCGTGGCGGGCCGCGAAATGTCCGCCCAGCCGGAGCCGGAGCGGGACCGGATTCGAGCCACGACGCTGGGCTACATTTTTCAAACGTTCAATCTGCTCCAGGGCTACACCTGCCTGGAAAACGTGCTCCTGGGAATGTCTTTCGGCCGCGGCGCGGATCGCGAAAAGGCGCGGCGGCTTTTGGACCGCGTGGGTTTGAGGGATCATCTGAACCATTATCCGCGACAGCTCTCCACCGGCCAGCAGCAGCGGGTCGCCGTGGCGCGGGCGCTGGCGAACCAGCCCAAACTGGTGCTGGCGGACGAACCCACGGGCAACCTGGATCACGCCAACGCGCGCGAAGTTCTGACGTTGATTCGCGAAACCTGCCGCGAGAACGGCGCCGCGCTGCTCCTGGT encodes:
- a CDS encoding ABC transporter ATP-binding protein; protein product: MRVLEISDLRRSFLRPDGTRHDVVRVRDFALEEAAHVALRGESGSGKTTFLNLIAGILKPDSGRVAVAGREMSAQPEPERDRIRATTLGYIFQTFNLLQGYTCLENVLLGMSFGRGADREKARRLLDRVGLRDHLNHYPRQLSTGQQQRVAVARALANQPKLVLADEPTGNLDHANAREVLTLIRETCRENGAALLLVSHDREALGQFEQVRDFESLNNSNAVEK
- a CDS encoding rhomboid family intramembrane serine protease gives rise to the protein MAKTLKFGNWSNAVESSALVVGLMVLVAAVDHFLKLGLNALGIIPRTLPGLLGIFFSPLLHLDKSHLMANAFPLFVLLILLFWDRKYHPFETLAVVWLASGLGTWLIGRGQSIHIGASGIIYGLVVYLIAAAFWMKRWRPAVVAIFVFVIYGGIFYGVLPQQGHVSWEGHLAGAIAGWWTARRNHW
- the gap gene encoding type I glyceraldehyde-3-phosphate dehydrogenase encodes the protein MALKVAINGFGRIGRMAFRAMLEQGLVGKGKAVEVVAAGDIVPADNLAYLLKYDSTQGRFQGEVSSKKSFPDRVEDDVLVVNGMEIQVVSAKDPSGLPWKQLGVEVVIESTGLFTEAEKAKGHLAAGAKKVIISAPAKNEDLTVVLGVNHDKYDPKTHHIISNASCTTNCLAPLVHVLLKEGFGIEEGLMTTIHAYTATQKTVDGPSKKDWKGGRTAAINIIPSTTGAARAVGLVCPEVKGKLTGMAFRVPTPTVSCVDLTVRTVKETSYQEISAAMKKASETYLKGILDYTSDEVVSTDFIHCPASSIYDSGSGIELNKRFFKLVSWYDNEWGYSCRVGDLLKYIVSKGV